The Candidatus Thermoplasmatota archaeon genome contains the following window.
TGACGAGCAACTCCTTGAAGAATTGAGAGACTTACAAGTAGCTCTAGTGAAAGATGTTCGGACAGGTGATATTCAGTTGAAAGTCAAGGAGATGAACCCTGTACAAGCTGCTGTTTTTTCGCAACTAAGACTTGATAGGTATATCAAAGTTATTTAGCAGCGAAAATTCTAAAATTTTACTACACTTCTACAGAAGGAAAAATCAAGGATCTTTTAAACTTGAGTTTAAATCTAAAAATTTCCCTCTATTTGAATGATTTCTCCAAAAATGCGACAATGGCCTGCATAAAAAGAATTCTGAATTCTGTAAAGAGGCACAAGGCTGTTGACGGAAAAAGAGGATATCTTGATTTCATAATAGATTTTGTTTAGACCTTCCTCATCCCTCATTTTTCTCTCTCGACGGCAAACTTCGCAATTTCAGTCAGCATGGCTTTTGCATCGCTATCTTTCAGCTCTCCCAAATTCTCTCTTGCATCCATAGAAAATTTTATTGCCTTATCCTTTGCATAATCCAGTGAGCCCGAATCCTTAAAAATTTTTATTACATCGTTTACCTCATCGTCAGATGCATCCTTTTTTCCATATAGCTGCAGCAGCCTGTTTCTGTTGGGCGAATTTTTCAATGCATGGAGGAAAACAAGCGTTCGTTTTCCCTCTCTTATGTCACTCCCCACAGGTTTGCCGATATCCTTGCCGATGATATCCAGACAATCATCCCATACCTGGAAGGCCATTCCAAGATTTCTTCCATACATTTTCAGCGCTTTTATTTCCTGCGGACTTCCGTTACCGATTATTGCCCCCCCATAAGCGGCGTACTCGAACATCTTTGCCGTCTTCTTTTCAACCATGAGTAAGAAATCCTGCTCATCCACTTCTTCCATTTCCTCGAAGCTCATATCCATCTGCTGCCCTTCGCATATTTCCCTGGACGTGACGGAAAGATTTTTCACCAGCGTTTTTACCATATCTGGGTCATCTTCCGTTTCTGTCACTATCTCGAATGCCTTGGCAAAGAGGGCGTCCCCTGCAAGTATTGCCGTTGCTTCCCCGAATTTTTTGTGTACAGAAGGCATGCCCCGCCTTTCCTCATCCTTGTCCATGATGTCGTCATGGACGAGCGTGAATGTGTGGGTTATTTCCAGTGCAACACCGAACGGTATCGCTTTTTTTCTTTCGCCCCCCACCGCTTCGCATGCCAGCATTGCTATGATTGGGCGGAGCCTTTTTCCACCAGCAGACGGAAGGTACTTTACTGCATCATACAGCTTTTTCGGCTCTTTTTCACTCAGGTAGCCAGTTATGGCTTCATTCACTTCATCCATCAGCTCGTTCATACCGTCCATAGATCCGCCTCCTTTAATTCTTCAAGGTTCTTGCATCCTGTGAGAAACATTACATTTTTTAATGCCTTTACGCTGATCCCCATTTTATCATCGCCATCATCAAGAAGGACGGAAGCCATGCCTGCGGCATCTGCCCCCAGGGCAATGGCTTTTGCAACATCAATTCCATTTCTTATGCCGCCTGTTGCGATTATTGTCATGCCGGTATCGCGGCACGCTTCTCTAACCTCAATGACAGACAACGGCGTGGGTATCCCCCAATCCCTGAACATACGGCCCAGCTCTTCCTGTACGCTTTCACCCATCTTTTTTGCCCTGTGTGCCTCTATGGCTGCAAACGATGTGCCGCTCATACCTCCAACGTCTATGCCAGCTATGTCTGTTCTGCACAGCCGTAATGCAACCTCTTTTGATATCCCGGCACCCGTCTCCTTGATTATGACAGGAGTGGAAAGTGATGATGCAACCTCCTGTATTTTGTTGAGGCAACCTTTTGCATTTCTATCGCCTTCTACCTGTATTGACTCCTGCAAAAAATTCAGATGGATGGCAAGCGCATCCGCATCGATCATTTTTACGGCTTGTGATGCCTTTTCGACTGCATCTTTCCATTCCAGAAGCTGTGGAGCCCCTATGTTGGCAATCTTTAGTGGAATGTTATAATTGTTTATCACGGAATAACTGTCAGCCAGGCTTTCATCCTCAAGAGCGGTCCTCTGGGAGCCAACCCCCATCCCCACCTGGAATTTTTCGGCAACTTTTGCAAGCCTTTCATTCACTTCCCTTGCCTCATCAAATCCACCGGTCATGCCCGCAATTATGATGGGAGCTTTCATTTCCTTTCCGAACTCTTTCCAGGTTATATCTATCTCGCCCATGTCTATTTCTGGCAGGGCGTTATGTACGAATTCTATATCATCCCAGTAATTGTACGTTGCGCTAACTTCTTCATTTCTGGATATTTCAAGATGCTCTTTTTTTCTTCCGTTCATTTTTCAATCACCCTCGTGCCAACAACTTTACCGTTTATGGCATCTCTCAATCTTCCCGGCTTTCTGCCGTTGACCACATCAACTTCGATACCTGAATAAACCATCTCTTTTATAGATCTCACCTTTCCAGCCATGCCCGATGTTACATCAGCCTTTACATCTCCTCTGAAGAATATGCCATTCAATTCGTCGGCACTGCATTCCCTGATGATGCTGCCCTTTCTGCCAGGATCGGCATATATCCCGTCAACGTTTGTGACAAAGATTGCCCTTTCGGCCCCCAGCTCCTTCGAAAGCGTTTCCATGAGGGCATCCCCTGAAATGATTGAAACATCGTTGTTGAGAAGAACATCACCAAACGTTACGGGCATAAGCCCCACCTCCACCAGCCTCCCAATCCTGTACGAAAACTTTTCGTCAGGAAAAGGAAAGGGCGGCATGGACACGGCGGGAATGCCGGCAGAGCGGAGAGCATCCATGACTTTCAGATTCAGCTGTCGTACAGTAAAGTGTGTCAGCGATATGCCATCAATCTGTTTTTTTCTGTTTACAAATCCCTTATGCAGTCCATGTTTCTTTGCCTGAGGGTGCCCGAACGAGCCTGCCCCGTGAACGATCATGACTTTTTTGCCTGCCTCTGCTATTTCCCCTGCAAGGCGGTAGGTTATCCTTTTATTAAAGCGGCATTCCTTTTCCTTGTTTGTTATAACGGAGCCACCAAGTTTTATGGCTATCATTTAAATCTTTATCATATCGGCTTCTTTTTCACCTGCTTCTATGCGCAATCTGTCACCCGTGTTTATTTTATCAATTTCAATGCCATCAATGCACGGTATGCCGGCGAGAATGGCCCCCGTTGCAACTATGGTTTCCGTTTCGCTGTTGATAATTGCAAGAGGTGAAACTCCATTCTTCTTCAGCCCGTATATGACGTAAGAGCCGACAGTGGAGCCCTTTCCGCAGGGAAATACCAGCATTTTATCCTTCACGCATTCTCCCTCAATTTCACTCCCTTTTTCTATGACAATGCCAGTTTTTGCATCTATACCCCCATAAAATCCTATCGGCTGATGTGATACAAGTGCTGTTCCTTCTGCCATTCCCGGGTAAATTGTTCTTGCCTTCATTTTTCCTCCAATAATGCATCTATATTGCCAAAAACCACTTTCTGCTTGCAGAAGCTTGGCAGGTAATTCGCAGCCTTTCCGGAATTGACAGCTGTTGTATTGAACAATTTCTCTATCGGTGAGACTACCATGCAAGTATCGGCAACTATTTTTCCTCCTGCATTCTCTATTATTTCCAGAAGCCCCATTCTCTGTACGGTTTCTTTCATCGCCCTAGAAGTGCATACCCATAAAGGCTTTTTCAAATTTTTTCCTTTAACTTTTTCTGCTATTGCTATAATCTCCCTCAATGACGCATGGGGACATCCAACTATGACGACATCTGGTTCCTTGCCAGTATTGAGTTTCTCGTATGTCTCCCTAATTTCTTCATTGCCAAATTCTATCTTTTCAATGCCATCGGTGTCCATCATGCCGGCTTCTGGAGTCATTTCATCTACATGGTACAGCGCCACCGCCCCGGATGCGGCCATCGCAGCCCCGAGAGCCTTCAGATTGTCCGTATCTGCTTTCTTTATGCCCCTGAAGTAGGGGATTTTGTTCTTCACTGCAGCTCCAACAAAATATCCCATCGCCCCGAAATCTGCATTAAAGTCCAAATCTGCCCTGACATCAATGACGAAATCAGGCTTCCTGTTTTCATCCAAATGGAGACCATAATTGGGCGTCAGGCCGCATATGGCTGCGGCAAGTGCGGAAGGCCCTCCCTCTCTGTTTGTTTTTGCCCCTATGACGGAATTGGCAAAAGAGATTGCGGACGACTCGGACCATGCTATATGTTCCCCGAAACGGGGCAGATTTCCTGCAAGGTACGGGGTGCAGGTTGCCGTAATTACAATACCTATTTTTTTGAATGCATTCATTATCAGCTTTTGTTTTTCCGCAAAATCGGCGGGGATGCCGAGCTCCTGCCAATTTTCAAGATCCATGCCGGCAGGATTGAGGTATGTCAGAATTTTTACTTTCGCTCCTTTTGAAGCAAAATCTTCCAGAAATTCAAGGCCCGGGTCGCCGATGGATTTGTAAGAGACACCTGCCACTTGAGCAGAGCCGACGGGAATCATTTTATCGGCATTGTAAATGTCTCCCAGCCTGACAAGCAGGCGAATCATTTTTGCAGCAACCTCGCCCTCCTCACCATCCAGCATTCTTTCCTGTTCTTTTGTGAGATACATCAAGGGTATATGTATTTCTCTTTCTTAAATGTTGAGGATTCTTTTTTGGCTTTCGGCTGAGAGAAGGTTTTTCCCACTCTACAAATATGCTTACCTGCAGGTCATAGAAGTTACAGAAATGAACATCAATACCGGTAAAATAAATGGATGGAATTGTTTATCATAATCTGCATAAAATCTTCTATGATAATTCTTTGAGAACAAGGAGAAAATCATATTCCTCCATGATTCTCGTGTTGCCTTTTTCGCTACCTTTATCTATCACCTCCTATTTATATATTCTGATGGTGAGGTCGATTGACGACACTCTTCTATACGGGTACAAGAGATAAAAATATTAGCATCACCATTTCAGAATAGCCAAATTTTAATATTGATTGTTCATTTAAGCAGAGGATGGAAAAAGAAAAACTTTCCAACATGGAAAAAAAAGTTCTTCTCGCTTTAAAGGATAATGGCGGGGAAGCGACCCCAGAAAAAATAATGGAAACAGGGATGGAGATGGTGAAGGTGATGAACGCTTCCTCATGGCTTCAGTCAAAAGGTTTGGTAAATATTAAAGAAAGCATCAGCAAGAAATATTCCATAACGGATGAAGGAGAAAAATTTTTGAAAAACGGGCTGCCGGAAAAAAATTTGCTGGGCAGACTGATGGAAGGAGAAAAAAGTTTCGAGGAACTGGGACTTGGAAAAGAAAACATGGGCATTGCTGTAGGCTGGCTCAAGAGAAAGGGCTGGTGCGAAATTGAGAAGAGGGGAGGGAAAAAATTTCTCAGGCTAACAGACGAAGGAAGGAAAG
Protein-coding sequences here:
- a CDS encoding polyprenyl synthetase family protein, which gives rise to MDGMNELMDEVNEAITGYLSEKEPKKLYDAVKYLPSAGGKRLRPIIAMLACEAVGGERKKAIPFGVALEITHTFTLVHDDIMDKDEERRGMPSVHKKFGEATAILAGDALFAKAFEIVTETEDDPDMVKTLVKNLSVTSREICEGQQMDMSFEEMEEVDEQDFLLMVEKKTAKMFEYAAYGGAIIGNGSPQEIKALKMYGRNLGMAFQVWDDCLDIIGKDIGKPVGSDIREGKRTLVFLHALKNSPNRNRLLQLYGKKDASDDEVNDVIKIFKDSGSLDYAKDKAIKFSMDARENLGELKDSDAKAMLTEIAKFAVEREK
- the fni gene encoding type 2 isopentenyl-diphosphate Delta-isomerase: MNGRKKEHLEISRNEEVSATYNYWDDIEFVHNALPEIDMGEIDITWKEFGKEMKAPIIIAGMTGGFDEAREVNERLAKVAEKFQVGMGVGSQRTALEDESLADSYSVINNYNIPLKIANIGAPQLLEWKDAVEKASQAVKMIDADALAIHLNFLQESIQVEGDRNAKGCLNKIQEVASSLSTPVIIKETGAGISKEVALRLCRTDIAGIDVGGMSGTSFAAIEAHRAKKMGESVQEELGRMFRDWGIPTPLSVIEVREACRDTGMTIIATGGIRNGIDVAKAIALGADAAGMASVLLDDGDDKMGISVKALKNVMFLTGCKNLEELKEADLWTV
- a CDS encoding isopentenyl phosphate kinase; this encodes MIAIKLGGSVITNKEKECRFNKRITYRLAGEIAEAGKKVMIVHGAGSFGHPQAKKHGLHKGFVNRKKQIDGISLTHFTVRQLNLKVMDALRSAGIPAVSMPPFPFPDEKFSYRIGRLVEVGLMPVTFGDVLLNNDVSIISGDALMETLSKELGAERAIFVTNVDGIYADPGRKGSIIRECSADELNGIFFRGDVKADVTSGMAGKVRSIKEMVYSGIEVDVVNGRKPGRLRDAINGKVVGTRVIEK
- a CDS encoding DUF126 domain-containing protein gives rise to the protein MKARTIYPGMAEGTALVSHQPIGFYGGIDAKTGIVIEKGSEIEGECVKDKMLVFPCGKGSTVGSYVIYGLKKNGVSPLAIINSETETIVATGAILAGIPCIDGIEIDKINTGDRLRIEAGEKEADMIKI
- a CDS encoding aconitase X catalytic domain-containing protein, with amino-acid sequence MYLTKEQERMLDGEEGEVAAKMIRLLVRLGDIYNADKMIPVGSAQVAGVSYKSIGDPGLEFLEDFASKGAKVKILTYLNPAGMDLENWQELGIPADFAEKQKLIMNAFKKIGIVITATCTPYLAGNLPRFGEHIAWSESSAISFANSVIGAKTNREGGPSALAAAICGLTPNYGLHLDENRKPDFVIDVRADLDFNADFGAMGYFVGAAVKNKIPYFRGIKKADTDNLKALGAAMAASGAVALYHVDEMTPEAGMMDTDGIEKIEFGNEEIRETYEKLNTGKEPDVVIVGCPHASLREIIAIAEKVKGKNLKKPLWVCTSRAMKETVQRMGLLEIIENAGGKIVADTCMVVSPIEKLFNTTAVNSGKAANYLPSFCKQKVVFGNIDALLEEK